Genomic segment of Oncorhynchus nerka isolate Pitt River linkage group LG10, Oner_Uvic_2.0, whole genome shotgun sequence:
CCAGCTTTCTGCTGTGGGAGTATGCGTTGTAAACCTGCTAACACATCAGATCATATTGCATGAAGAAATGGAAATATAATCACGAGGTAATATACAATACCTGCTTTCCCCATTGCACGAATTGTTATGAAAATAATGACAGTGATGATAAAAGTAATTGCCCTTTATCTGAGGTCAAAGCAAACCGTGTTAAATTGACATAAAGTGTACACATGTCCAGTAGATGTGTGGGACATGATGCAGCAACAAAACAGAACGCGGACGGTTTCGGGGCCAGTGGAGAGCGCGTgtcactgtccatggtgctgaaatgtaCAACCCTTCTCTGCGCGCGTGGAAGAGAACAAATATACCAGTTCCTGGGAGCATATCCATGCTCATGAATTAATCCTCATTTATGTCACAGATATACTTGTTCTGTTTATTTGAGTATAAAACTTGCATTCACAAATAGCATAAAAATACGTAATTTCCACGAACCTATGAAATGTTGAGGTTCTTTAAAACTCTGTGGGATTTATGTGTTTGTGACGTTCTAGTGAAGAAATGGGCTAAAGCAAAAATGATAGCTTCGACTGCGCAAATAGCATGCAGGCCTGGTGTAAAACACAACCACGCGGGGAAAGAAGGGAACTGACCGTGTGATGTGAAGAAAGCATCGTTTATGTAATTTTCACTTAAAATTATGCTTCACATTTATGATGAGCAAAAATTACATTGAAGCCTTGCCGTTCCAACTCATAATTCTTTCCAGTGATATTATGTCACTCAAATTAAATGTTTTTACTATGGCTCACCTCTTGGCTCTCGAACGTCCATGCACTGTCAGGTAAAGATGCATCAAGCCCGTTTATAATGTCCTTAAAGTCAGTGGGAGTCTCATCTTGCCATAGAGGGGTGATAATAGTTTGTACTCAAACCGTTTGGAGGCTACAGACGATTTTGacagaagaccgattttcgggatgtctcatggtctgaccaaCAGTGCTCtacctctgtcacctttcaccgcattTGCGGAAGTGCGGCATCAGCGGATGTGTTGGATTGAGAAGCATCCAATGCAAAACATCTATACATTATTCGAGCTTTAAACGCTGTCATGAAGACTGAGTGCAAAACAACCTAATTATATAGAATCGAAATGAATAGAAGTGGTAAAACCCAGTTCCAGGAGATACAGTCATAAATGAAGAACGATATAAACCGGTGGTAATAAAAACATACTCTCACCTGTTGGCTCTCGAACGTCCACGCGCTGTCCGGTAAAGATGCATCAAGTACGTTTATCATGTCCTGAAAGTCAGTGGTGCTGCTGGGCTTAACGAGGGTGAAATCACTGAACTCGGACACTGGAGAGAGACACGACCTGAAGGACTGGCTCTGAGACAACATGTCCcctcccaggacctccacatactTAATAGGGCCGTCAGTGTTGAGCTGGAGCTGCAGGTTTCTGTTGGGATTCTTGTATCCGTCAGAGTCAGCCCGTCTGATACAGCAACTCGAGCTGCTCCTACTGTTCCTAACGCATTTCACCACTAAGATGAGAAAAGTCAACAAAGACAAAACGGACACTGAGGCCAGAGAGATGATCAAATAAAAGGTGATTTTACTGTTTCTCTTGCTGGGCTCGGCTGTTTTCTGGCGGAAGTCCGAGATGGGCTCGTGGAGCCCGTCCTCTAACAGTATGTTGACTGTGACTGTAGCGGACTGGACCGGTTCCCCATTGTCCTGTATCTCTATAAGCAGCCTCTGAGAGGAGTCATCCTGCTCTGAAACAGCGCGTTTTGTCCTCACCTCCCCTGTGTAAAGATTCACACTGAACAGAGACGAGTCTGTGGCCTCCACTAGCCTATAGGAAATCCAGGCGTTATGGCCCGAGTCTGCGTCCACTGCCGATATCTTAGTGGTCAGGTGGCCTGCTTTAGCGGACCGGGGCATCTTCTGATGGGAGACAGAGCCCATGACAGCGGAAGGGTAAATAACAGCGGGTGCATTGTCGTTCTGGTCCAGGATAAAAACATGAACCGTGACGTTGCTGCTCAAAGACGGAGAGCCGTGGTCCTTTGCCTGGACCTGTATCTGAAACACCTTCAGTTTCTCATAGTCAAACGAGTGCATGCTGTAGATGCTGCCGTTATCTGAGTTTATGTAAGTATAGGAGGAGACAGACACGTCTTGTACTTTAGAGTCTAATATAGAATAGGAGATCTTGGCGTTTTCTCCGATATCTGGATCGGAAGCGGACACTGAACACATTATTGATCCAGCAGCATTGTTCTCTCTGACGTAAACAGTGTAAGAAGGTTGGGAGAAAACTGGAGGGTTGTCATTAACATCTAAAATATTAACTGTTATTATTTTATTCGAGGTCAAATGTGGGGACCCGGAATCGGTTGCTTCAAGCTCAATACGGTATTCAGGATATTTCTCCCGATCTAAAGATGCACCAGTCACTAGTGCGTAATGATCTGCAAATGAGGGATTTAATTTGAAAGGGTAATCTGAAGACATACGAAGGGAGACCTTGCCATTGTCCCCAGAGTCTAAATCATTTGCACTAATTAGTGCTACCATGGTACCTACTGGGGCATCCTCTCTAATGGGTTTGGGCGAGGAGGTGATGGTTATCTCAGGTGAGTTATCATTAACATCTACAATAGTTACCTGGACACCACCGTGTCCCTCCATAGATGGCGTGCCTTTGTCTCTAGCGCATACATCAAATTTATATGAATGACTTTTTTCGTAATCTAATGCGTCGGATAAAGTAATAGCTCCTGTGTCTTCATTGATTACAAATAGCTTTTGAATGGACTCTGCTGTATGCGATTCGAATGAATACTCTATTTTACTGTTTGGGCCTTCATCCAAGTCGTTGGCTCTAACTGTCAATACTAATGTCCCGGGTACTGCATTTTCACTCAGTTGGATTTCATACAAGTCTTGGTCAAAGCTAGGCGCATTGTCGTTTATATCTATCACCATCACAGTAACATGCGTGGTTCCAGATCTTGCCGGAGTACCTCCATCAACCGCAGTAAGAATTAGATTGTGCACCGGCTGCTGTTCTCGGTCTACAGTCTTTTCCAGAACAAGCTCGGCAACCTTTGTGCCGTCTTTATTGTTTTTAACGTTCAAAGCAAAGAAGTCATTTTTATTCAGAGAATATGAGCGCAAATAATTTATCCCGACGTCATGGTCCTGCGCTGTTTCCAAACGAAACCGAACACCAAGTAGAGTTGATTCGGGCACTTTTATAGTGTTCTCGCCTGACATGAAAAGTGGAGAGTTGTCATTTATATCCAGTATTTCCACCTCAACCCGATAAAACTGAAGTGGATCCTCAATGATAACCTGTAGTGGTAACAAACAACTCGCGCTTTGTCCGCACagactctctctgtctatccgtTCATTTACAATGAGCTCACCCTTTCCTAAATCCACAGCGAAATATTGCTTACCAGCCCCGGGGGCTATCCTCAGTTTGCGATCAGAGATTTTAGCGATGTCAAAGCCTAAGTCCTTAGCTATATTTCCAACAACAGAGCCCACGTCCAGTTCCTCGGGAATGGTGTATCGAGTCTGCGCCTCTATTGTATTCCACAAGACAAAAAACATCCACAGCACCAGCCATGGCAACATCTTTATCTTGACTATCGTCCACATCTCCACAAATAGCGTGCAATAGATAAAGCACTTGATCCGTCACACATCATAAGAGAATGCAATGCAATTACCAAATACCCAGTAATTGCTTAAATGAACGGCTAAAACCAATACATGTACATCGATGTGAGCCCAGCTATGTCTCTCCCAGCTCTGTTCATTGTAGGGGATATGGTGTTCAGGCTGGGGAGGGACTAGATCTCTTTGTACAGTTCGGCACATGATTGGTTTACAGAGCTCCAATAGATTACTATTAGGAGCAGCTCTGAGTTAAAGTGACAGTGGAGCCAAAGATATAGGCTgaggcaatgttccctctaaactgcGAGCAGGGGCCGTAGCCCAGAGACTGCTGCGCAGCTCCCCCGGGACAGCCACGCAGAGCGCTGAGGTAATATCATCCCATGGAGAGAAGCACAAGATTGAACTTTCTATTGTTTTCCCTGTTAGTTAAaactatcaacgtttccctttactgtgacaATTGTGATTGAGTCAaagcaatattagccactttcaatgcaacatccTGAAAGAAAACGAACTATGACAGAGATTGttgaaggcagaacacaggactaTCAACAacgcaggtcctacaggtcctagttttgtcgcacctggactactgttcagccgtgtggtcaggtgccacaaaaggggacttaggaaaattgaaattggctcagaacagggcagcacggctggctcttggatgtacacagagagctaatattaataatatgcatgtcaatctcctttggctcaaagtggaggagagattgacttaatCACAAGctgtatttatgagaggtgttGACATGtcgaatgcaccgagctgtctgtttgaactactggacgcagctcggacacccatgcatacaccacaagacatgccaccagaggtctcttcacagtccccaagtccagaacagactgggaggtgcacagtactacatagagccatgactacgtggAACTCCACATCCAGTAAccgatgcaagcagtaaaatttgatttaaaaaacagataaaaatacaccttatggaacagcggagactgtgaagcaacacagacataggcacagacacatgcacacacacacactcatacacaataacatacacactatacacacatgcacacatggattttgtactgtagatatgcgGTAGTGGTGGAGCAGGGgcttgagggcacacagtgtgttgtgaaatctgtgaatgtattgtaatgtttttacaattgtataaactgccttaattttgctggaccccaggaaaagtagctgctgccttggtaggaactaatgggaatccatagtaaatacaaatacaggactcagcccgtactctacacagGCCGGTAcagcataaccaatcagagctgcagtaggtctATATGCAGACAgatcattgccatatatggatctgtgccatttatatttaactggactgtgtttacagcatgagtggacgtgagtagatgcacttgtcttgagatcaaagcaagagctgcatgtgcacattttgttcatatcctttgatagtgagttattaacccagttatagatcatgtgtagtcagcaataggagagtgattgcttcctacaaggtTACAAAACCTGTGCATTTcgagacatctttgaaaagcaagtcaggtcaagagttttttttgtcttaaaggggaagTGCTGTGTTCGAGACAGGCTTGAATAGCCAATAGGCAGAAGGTAGCATACTTTTTCatattctctgtaataatggggGAATAATAAATTAATTTTTATTTTGTTAAGTGGTTTATTCCAAACAACACAACagcattttcagtcacctccttgtctgaaggacaagtggataaaaaggttaatgtcaa
This window contains:
- the LOC115135691 gene encoding protocadherin gamma-C5-like isoform X20, which translates into the protein MWTIVKIKMLPWLVLWMFFVLWNTIEAQTRYTIPEELDVGSVVGNIAKDLGFDIAKISDRKLRIAPGAGKQYFAVDLGKGELIVNERIDRESLCGQSASCLLPLQVIIEDPLQFYRVEVEILDINDNSPLFMSGENTIKVPESTLLGVRFRLETAQDHDVGINYLRSYSLNKNDFFALNVKNNKDGTKVAELVLEKTVDREQQPVHNLILTAVDGGTPARSGTTHVTVMVIDINDNAPSFDQDLYEIQLSENAVPGTLVLTVRANDLDEGPNSKIEYSFESHTAESIQKLFVINEDTGAITLSDALDYEKSHSYKFDVCARDKGTPSMEGHGGVQVTIVDVNDNSPEITITSSPKPIREDAPVGTMVALISANDLDSGDNGKVSLRMSSDYPFKLNPSFADHYALVTGASLDREKYPEYRIELEATDSGSPHLTSNKIITVNILDVNDNPPVFSQPSYTVYVRENNAAGSIMCSVSASDPDIGENAKISYSILDSKVQDVSVSSYTYINSDNGSIYSMHSFDYEKLKVFQIQVQAKDHGSPSLSSNVTVHVFILDQNDNAPAVIYPSAVMGSVSHQKMPRSAKAGHLTTKISAVDADSGHNAWISYRLVEATDSSLFSVNLYTGEVRTKRAVSEQDDSSQRLLIEIQDNGEPVQSATVTVNILLEDGLHEPISDFRQKTAEPSKRNSKITFYLIISLASVSVLSLLTFLILVVKCVRNSRSSSSCCIRRADSDGYKNPNRNLQLQLNTDGPIKYVEVLGGDMLSQSQSFRSCLSPVSEFSDFTLVKPSSTTDFQDMINVLDASLPDSAWTFESQQQKPPNNDWRFTQQGQRPGPSGTYRYSTSTQQRWTPYGKARAGPHPEGAGGAIVGTGPWPNPPTEAEQLQALMAAANEVSEATATLGPRYNAQFPMQHVPDYRQNVYIPGSTATLTANPQQMMPQPALQGPPQAMPQVDVPNAAQTPASKKKSTKKDKK
- the LOC115135691 gene encoding protocadherin gamma-C5-like isoform X33, which translates into the protein MWTIVKIKMLPWLVLWMFFVLWNTIEAQTRYTIPEELDVGSVVGNIAKDLGFDIAKISDRKLRIAPGAGKQYFAVDLGKGELIVNERIDRESLCGQSASCLLPLQVIIEDPLQFYRVEVEILDINDNSPLFMSGENTIKVPESTLLGVRFRLETAQDHDVGINYLRSYSLNKNDFFALNVKNNKDGTKVAELVLEKTVDREQQPVHNLILTAVDGGTPARSGTTHVTVMVIDINDNAPSFDQDLYEIQLSENAVPGTLVLTVRANDLDEGPNSKIEYSFESHTAESIQKLFVINEDTGAITLSDALDYEKSHSYKFDVCARDKGTPSMEGHGGVQVTIVDVNDNSPEITITSSPKPIREDAPVGTMVALISANDLDSGDNGKVSLRMSSDYPFKLNPSFADHYALVTGASLDREKYPEYRIELEATDSGSPHLTSNKIITVNILDVNDNPPVFSQPSYTVYVRENNAAGSIMCSVSASDPDIGENAKISYSILDSKVQDVSVSSYTYINSDNGSIYSMHSFDYEKLKVFQIQVQAKDHGSPSLSSNVTVHVFILDQNDNAPAVIYPSAVMGSVSHQKMPRSAKAGHLTTKISAVDADSGHNAWISYRLVEATDSSLFSVNLYTGEVRTKRAVSEQDDSSQRLLIEIQDNGEPVQSATVTVNILLEDGLHEPISDFRQKTAEPSKRNSKITFYLIISLASVSVLSLLTFLILVVKCVRNSRSSSSCCIRRADSDGYKNPNRNLQLQLNTDGPIKYVEVLGGDMLSQSQSFRSCLSPVSEFSDFTLVKPSSTTDFQDMINVLDASLPDSAWTFESQQQKPPNNDWRFTQQGQRPGPSGAGPHPEGAGGAIVGTGPWPNPPTEAEQLQALMAAANEVSEATATLGPRYNAQFPMQHVPDYRQNVYIPGSTATLTANPQQMMPQPALQGPPQAMPQVDVPNAAQTPASKKKSTKKDKK
- the LOC115135691 gene encoding protocadherin gamma-C5-like isoform X3, whose protein sequence is MWTIVKIKMLPWLVLWMFFVLWNTIEAQTRYTIPEELDVGSVVGNIAKDLGFDIAKISDRKLRIAPGAGKQYFAVDLGKGELIVNERIDRESLCGQSASCLLPLQVIIEDPLQFYRVEVEILDINDNSPLFMSGENTIKVPESTLLGVRFRLETAQDHDVGINYLRSYSLNKNDFFALNVKNNKDGTKVAELVLEKTVDREQQPVHNLILTAVDGGTPARSGTTHVTVMVIDINDNAPSFDQDLYEIQLSENAVPGTLVLTVRANDLDEGPNSKIEYSFESHTAESIQKLFVINEDTGAITLSDALDYEKSHSYKFDVCARDKGTPSMEGHGGVQVTIVDVNDNSPEITITSSPKPIREDAPVGTMVALISANDLDSGDNGKVSLRMSSDYPFKLNPSFADHYALVTGASLDREKYPEYRIELEATDSGSPHLTSNKIITVNILDVNDNPPVFSQPSYTVYVRENNAAGSIMCSVSASDPDIGENAKISYSILDSKVQDVSVSSYTYINSDNGSIYSMHSFDYEKLKVFQIQVQAKDHGSPSLSSNVTVHVFILDQNDNAPAVIYPSAVMGSVSHQKMPRSAKAGHLTTKISAVDADSGHNAWISYRLVEATDSSLFSVNLYTGEVRTKRAVSEQDDSSQRLLIEIQDNGEPVQSATVTVNILLEDGLHEPISDFRQKTAEPSKRNSKITFYLIISLASVSVLSLLTFLILVVKCVRNSRSSSSCCIRRADSDGYKNPNRNLQLQLNTDGPIKYVEVLGGDMLSQSQSFRSCLSPVSEFSDFTLVKPSSTTDFQDMINVLDASLPDSAWTFESQQQKPPNNDWRFTQQGQRPGPSGQYRLVPHYSTQRSNNTGTTDRQNNGTYRYSTSTQQRWTPYGKARAGPHPEGAGGAIVGTGPWPNPPTEAEQLQALMAAANEVSEATATLGPRYNAQFPMQHVPDYRQNVYIPGSTATLTANPQQMMPQPALQGPPQAMPQVDVPNAAQTPASKKKSTKKDKK